A genomic window from Azotosporobacter soli includes:
- a CDS encoding TIGR01777 family oxidoreductase translates to MKILIAGGSGFLGKALAAQLTEQNHEVVILSRRCGSLRESCVNWGSLDELFLSNLDGVINLAGENIASGRWTMRKKAAIAASRVETTQTIVRLMRRAYDEYGRQPKWLINASAIGYYGTDLEKTFDESDSYSRDFLAEVCRKWEGIALQAEEIGVRVVVLRFGHILASDGGFLARMEQPFRYHVGGYIGSGRQWVSWIHRNDLVAMVLTALEDDSWYGVYNACAPEPVRMAEMSELIGLALGRKSWTRLPEWILRLLFGELAEDVLLKGQRVLPVRAQKNGFIFRFPKLSDALAFIHKSK, encoded by the coding sequence GTGAAAATATTAATCGCTGGTGGCAGCGGATTTCTAGGCAAGGCTTTGGCTGCGCAGTTAACGGAGCAAAATCATGAAGTGGTCATACTGTCTCGCCGTTGCGGCAGCCTACGGGAAAGTTGTGTAAATTGGGGAAGTTTGGATGAGTTGTTTCTTTCGAACCTGGATGGTGTGATCAATTTGGCAGGGGAAAATATTGCCTCAGGTCGGTGGACGATGAGAAAAAAAGCAGCAATTGCAGCTAGTCGTGTCGAGACGACACAGACAATTGTGCGTTTGATGCGGCGGGCATACGATGAGTATGGTCGACAACCGAAGTGGCTAATCAATGCATCTGCAATCGGCTATTATGGTACGGACTTAGAGAAGACGTTTGACGAAAGTGATTCATATAGCCGTGATTTTTTAGCGGAGGTTTGCCGAAAATGGGAAGGAATTGCTCTGCAAGCGGAAGAAATTGGCGTGCGTGTCGTTGTTTTGCGTTTCGGTCATATTTTGGCTTCGGATGGTGGTTTTTTGGCTCGAATGGAACAGCCTTTTCGCTATCATGTCGGCGGTTATATCGGTTCAGGACGTCAATGGGTTTCGTGGATTCACCGTAATGATTTAGTGGCGATGGTGTTAACGGCCCTGGAAGATGATTCTTGGTATGGCGTATACAATGCATGTGCGCCAGAACCGGTGCGCATGGCTGAAATGAGCGAATTGATTGGGCTGGCCTTAGGTCGAAAAAGCTGGACGCGTTTGCCTGAGTGGATTCTGCGTCTGCTTTTTGGAGAACTAGCTGAAGATGTGTTACTGAAAGGGCAACGTGTTTTACCGGTTCGGGCACAGAAGAATGGGTTTATCTTTCGTTTTCCGAAACTGAGTGATGCGTTGGCCTTCATTCATAAGAGTAAGTAA
- a CDS encoding GGDEF domain-containing protein, translating into MRRIVAGPLLVTVNCILTIVAVAVDIKFEQRLNVLLLLALPIACVSWYGSQKQAEYALLFVVGWSVYWGIGGDWIAWVNRVLETISIAAIWYCVRELRLSLERGKISRQTDEITEVLTRRYFLQKLSEEMERSRRYQRSLTVVNFDISNFHEVNEAGGQAEGDKVLRMVATTVRDHLRFGDCIGRIGADEFAILLPETDNEASEYVIQKMKQLLAKEARKNYWPIGFSFGAITFGVAPSSIEEVLDALDEVMAYAKKDGKNHVRHDKM; encoded by the coding sequence ATGCGGCGGATAGTTGCTGGGCCGTTACTGGTGACAGTGAATTGTATATTGACGATTGTGGCCGTCGCAGTTGACATCAAGTTTGAGCAACGTTTGAACGTGCTCTTGCTATTGGCGCTTCCGATAGCTTGCGTCAGTTGGTATGGATCGCAGAAACAAGCGGAATATGCCCTCTTATTCGTTGTTGGTTGGAGCGTTTATTGGGGGATCGGCGGCGACTGGATCGCATGGGTAAATCGCGTACTTGAAACCATTTCCATTGCGGCGATTTGGTATTGCGTTCGAGAGCTGCGTCTCTCGCTTGAACGAGGGAAGATATCGCGCCAGACCGATGAGATCACAGAGGTCCTGACACGGCGCTACTTTTTGCAGAAACTGTCGGAAGAAATGGAGCGGAGCAGGCGATATCAACGCTCGTTGACGGTGGTCAATTTTGATATCAGTAATTTTCATGAAGTGAATGAAGCGGGTGGTCAGGCGGAAGGTGACAAGGTGCTGAGAATGGTTGCTACGACGGTACGTGATCACTTAAGATTTGGTGATTGCATTGGAAGAATCGGCGCGGATGAGTTTGCTATATTGCTGCCGGAAACGGATAATGAGGCAAGCGAATATGTTATTCAAAAAATGAAACAGTTATTGGCAAAAGAGGCTCGAAAAAATTATTGGCCCATTGGTTTTTCGTTTGGTGCAATTACTTTCGGCGTAGCGCCGTCGTCAATCGAAGAAGTGCTTGATGCGCTTGATGAAGTAATGGCGTATGCAAAAAAAGATGGGAAGAATCATGTCCGTCATGATAAAATGTAA
- the thrS gene encoding threonine--tRNA ligase — MAGSVKVTLKDGSVREVLSGTTLAELASSISRSLGKAVLAAGINGEIKDLSDTLTEDVSVAFYTFEDEEGRHAFRHTSSHVLAQAVKRLFPEAKFAIGPAIANGYYYDIDVPEPFKPEDLAKIQKEMEKIVKEDLPLVRSQVSRQEALDLFAAQGEIYKVEIIQDLPEDAVITLYRQGEFLDLCAGPHLPSTGKIKAIQLQSLAGAYWRGDEKRKMLQRVYGTSFEKKTELDAYLLMLEEAAKRDHRKLGRELDLFSIQEEGPGFPFFHPKGMVVRNELEAFWRTIHFKYDYQEIKTPIILHQKLWQQSGHWDHYRENMYFTSIDDEGYAVKPMNCPGGILVYRSQHHSYRDFPLRTAELGLVHRHEISGALHGLMRVRSFTQDDAHIFLLPSQIKAEIQRTIGLFKEVYSVFGLSYHAELSTKPEKAMGAQEIWDLTTNALKEAMDEIEMPYRINEGDGAFYGPKIDFHLKDSIGRTWQCGTIQLDMQMPEKFDLTYVGEDGLKHRPVMIHRVVYGSIERFIGILIEHYAGAFPVWLAPVQVKILPITARQAEYAEKLAASMKEQFVRVEVDSRNEKIGYKIREAQMAKIPYVLVVGDKEMESGQVAVRKRGEGDLGATTVESFMRQLKTDVAEKKI, encoded by the coding sequence ATGGCGGGCAGTGTGAAAGTAACGTTGAAAGATGGTAGTGTGCGTGAGGTTTTATCCGGCACAACATTAGCGGAATTGGCATCAAGCATCAGCCGTAGCTTGGGAAAAGCTGTTTTGGCTGCGGGGATAAATGGTGAAATTAAGGATTTGAGCGATACGTTGACGGAGGATGTTTCGGTAGCTTTCTACACGTTTGAAGATGAAGAAGGGCGGCATGCATTTCGGCACACATCGTCGCACGTTCTTGCTCAAGCGGTAAAGCGTCTTTTCCCAGAGGCGAAATTTGCCATCGGGCCTGCGATTGCCAATGGTTACTATTATGACATTGATGTTCCGGAACCGTTTAAGCCGGAAGATTTAGCAAAAATCCAAAAAGAGATGGAGAAAATTGTTAAAGAAGATCTACCGCTTGTACGCAGTCAAGTCAGTCGTCAAGAGGCGCTAGACCTGTTTGCTGCGCAGGGGGAAATCTATAAAGTTGAGATCATTCAAGATTTGCCGGAAGATGCGGTGATTACGCTGTACCGTCAAGGGGAATTTCTGGATCTGTGTGCGGGGCCTCATTTGCCGTCGACCGGGAAAATCAAAGCGATTCAATTGCAGAGTTTAGCAGGGGCGTATTGGCGCGGTGATGAAAAACGAAAAATGTTGCAACGCGTTTATGGGACTTCGTTTGAAAAGAAAACAGAACTCGATGCTTATTTGCTGATGCTGGAAGAGGCGGCTAAGCGCGACCATCGGAAGCTGGGGCGTGAATTGGATCTTTTTAGTATCCAGGAAGAGGGGCCGGGATTCCCGTTCTTTCATCCGAAAGGTATGGTGGTTCGCAATGAGCTGGAAGCGTTCTGGCGTACGATTCATTTCAAATATGACTACCAGGAGATTAAGACGCCGATTATTTTGCATCAAAAATTGTGGCAGCAATCGGGACATTGGGATCATTATCGGGAAAACATGTATTTCACGTCGATTGATGACGAAGGGTATGCGGTAAAACCGATGAATTGTCCTGGCGGCATTCTTGTATATCGTAGCCAGCACCATAGCTATCGCGATTTTCCGCTCAGAACGGCGGAACTTGGACTCGTGCATCGGCATGAGATTTCCGGTGCGTTGCATGGTCTGATGCGAGTACGCAGCTTTACGCAGGATGATGCGCATATTTTCCTGCTGCCGTCGCAGATCAAGGCGGAAATCCAACGAACAATCGGCCTATTTAAGGAAGTATATAGCGTATTCGGCCTCTCCTATCATGCGGAACTGAGCACGAAGCCGGAAAAAGCGATGGGCGCGCAGGAAATTTGGGATTTAACGACCAATGCGTTGAAAGAAGCGATGGATGAGATTGAAATGCCGTACCGTATCAATGAGGGAGACGGCGCGTTCTATGGTCCGAAGATCGACTTTCATCTGAAGGATTCAATCGGTCGTACTTGGCAGTGCGGCACGATTCAACTCGACATGCAGATGCCGGAAAAATTCGACCTCACTTATGTCGGCGAAGACGGTCTTAAACATCGACCGGTTATGATCCATCGCGTCGTGTACGGAAGCATCGAGCGCTTCATCGGCATCCTGATCGAGCATTATGCGGGAGCTTTCCCGGTCTGGTTGGCTCCGGTTCAGGTCAAGATTTTGCCAATCACTGCGCGTCAGGCCGAGTATGCCGAAAAGCTAGCGGCCAGCATGAAGGAGCAATTCGTTCGTGTGGAAGTGGACAGTCGCAATGAAAAAATCGGCTATAAAATCAGGGAAGCGCAAATGGCTAAGATTCCGTATGTGCTTGTCGTTGGCGATAAGGAAATGGAATCGGGTCAGGTGGCGGTACGCAAACGTGGTGAAGGCGACTTGGGCGCGACGACGGTTGAATCGTTTATGCGTCAATTAAAGACTGATGTTGCGGAAAAAAAGATTTGA
- a CDS encoding GRAM domain-containing protein, with translation MYQFPLEESERILRKSLASMTTEGDSFNGAIYLTNERIVFVGYLLEITNKYLEEVPLEHIEAIAPATSLWLIPNAIVLKTIRGRSLKFVVGGRDAWLNEIKLQQRNIGVR, from the coding sequence ATGTATCAATTTCCGCTGGAAGAAAGTGAACGAATATTGCGCAAAAGTTTGGCGAGTATGACTACGGAAGGGGATTCTTTCAATGGCGCAATATATTTGACAAATGAACGGATTGTATTTGTTGGCTATCTGCTCGAGATTACGAATAAATATCTGGAGGAAGTGCCTCTTGAACATATTGAAGCAATCGCTCCAGCTACCTCTTTGTGGCTAATTCCAAATGCGATTGTGCTGAAAACGATACGCGGTCGGAGTCTGAAATTTGTCGTTGGCGGCCGAGATGCGTGGTTAAATGAAATTAAGCTGCAGCAGCGAAATATCGGCGTAAGATGA
- the infC gene encoding translation initiation factor IF-3, with amino-acid sequence MKLNEEIRAKEVRVNSSTNEQLGVMPLKEALRLAMEQNMDLVEVAPTAKPPVCRIMDYGKFKYEQQKRDKEVKKKQRTVVVKEVKVRPNIEDHDYEVKFKNAVRFLEDGDKVKLTVMFRGREVSHPELGKKVLDRMAAQLKGMDMVIVEREAKLEGKNMIMILSPKVHN; translated from the coding sequence TTGAAGCTTAACGAGGAAATCCGCGCTAAAGAAGTTCGGGTTAACAGCAGTACCAACGAACAATTGGGCGTCATGCCGCTGAAGGAAGCTCTACGGTTAGCGATGGAGCAGAACATGGACTTGGTAGAAGTTGCACCTACTGCAAAACCGCCGGTCTGCCGTATTATGGATTATGGAAAATTCAAGTATGAGCAACAAAAGAGGGACAAAGAGGTCAAGAAAAAACAACGCACTGTCGTTGTTAAAGAAGTAAAGGTTCGTCCCAATATTGAAGATCATGACTATGAAGTTAAGTTTAAGAATGCGGTTCGCTTTCTTGAAGATGGCGATAAGGTCAAACTGACTGTCATGTTCCGGGGGCGTGAAGTTTCTCATCCTGAGTTAGGCAAGAAGGTGCTCGACCGTATGGCGGCTCAACTGAAGGGCATGGATATGGTTATTGTTGAACGTGAGGCCAAGCTAGAGGGTAAGAACATGATTATGATATTGTCACCTAAGGTGCATAATTAG
- the rplT gene encoding 50S ribosomal protein L20: MPRVKKGVTAHRRHKKILKLAKGYRGSKSKLFKKANETVMKALYYARRDRRAKKGEFRKLWIARINAAARMNGISYSQLMNGLKKAGIEVNRKMLADLAVTDMNVFGQLVAAAKEQLK, encoded by the coding sequence GTGCCAAGAGTGAAAAAAGGCGTTACTGCACATAGACGCCACAAGAAGATTTTGAAACTTGCTAAGGGCTATCGTGGTTCTAAGAGCAAGCTGTTTAAAAAAGCCAACGAAACTGTAATGAAGGCGCTGTATTATGCACGCCGCGATCGTCGCGCTAAAAAAGGCGAATTCCGCAAACTGTGGATCGCTCGTATTAACGCAGCGGCTCGTATGAACGGCATTTCCTATAGCCAACTGATGAACGGTCTGAAAAAAGCCGGCATCGAAGTCAACCGCAAAATGCTGGCTGATCTGGCTGTTACCGATATGAACGTATTTGGTCAACTGGTTGCTGCTGCTAAGGAACAACTGAAATAA
- a CDS encoding class II fructose-bisphosphate aldolase, which produces MSLVTMKELLQDAQKRRYAVGGFNVFNLETLGAVVEVAEELKTPLVLGITERFFKFVDVETLSAAMVKAAQKSNVPIALHLDHGHTYEGIMKAIRWGYTSVMFDGSALPLDENIKRTKEVSRIAHSLGVSVEGELGYIGCYPENCEIEAQQCIDAEQAAMFAERSRIDALAVAVGSHNSAMRQDNGLNFERVRALTGKVEIPLVMHGGARLSREDYLGSIQVGISKINIPTDTSMVAGDKLRDELARHPKANYIHLMTVVKKGVKESVRKYMLHFDCISKAI; this is translated from the coding sequence ATGTCTTTAGTAACAATGAAAGAGTTGCTTCAAGACGCGCAAAAGCGGAGATATGCCGTGGGTGGTTTCAATGTTTTTAACTTAGAGACCCTTGGTGCCGTGGTGGAAGTGGCAGAAGAACTTAAAACCCCTTTGGTGCTGGGAATTACGGAACGTTTTTTCAAATTTGTCGATGTTGAAACATTAAGTGCGGCAATGGTGAAAGCTGCGCAAAAATCAAATGTTCCGATCGCGCTTCATTTGGACCATGGCCACACATATGAAGGGATCATGAAAGCGATTCGTTGGGGCTATACTTCGGTTATGTTTGACGGATCGGCGTTACCTTTGGATGAAAATATCAAACGGACGAAAGAAGTGTCTCGCATAGCCCATTCCCTTGGAGTTTCAGTAGAAGGGGAATTGGGCTATATTGGTTGTTATCCGGAAAACTGTGAAATAGAAGCGCAGCAGTGCATCGATGCGGAGCAGGCGGCTATGTTTGCTGAACGAAGCCGGATTGATGCCTTAGCGGTTGCGGTAGGAAGCCACAATTCCGCGATGCGCCAAGATAATGGGTTGAATTTTGAACGGGTGCGCGCACTGACTGGAAAAGTTGAAATTCCGCTTGTGATGCATGGCGGAGCGCGTCTTTCACGAGAAGATTATCTTGGGTCGATTCAAGTTGGTATTTCAAAAATTAATATTCCGACGGATACTTCGATGGTAGCGGGAGATAAACTGCGTGACGAACTGGCCAGGCATCCGAAAGCAAACTATATTCATCTGATGACCGTAGTGAAAAAAGGCGTCAAAGAGTCGGTCCGCAAATACATGCTGCATTTTGACTGTATTTCAAAAGCGATCTGA
- a CDS encoding ferritin family protein, translating into MQQALAILEFALSMEKSGETFFRDAAKKVSHADAKAMFTELADWETMHQNYISEQIQSLKEQGAWKKPAISNEQFTQNVTSYEIFYRHESGEGAEPTLPLSERSSDLAALRMALVIEGDLHNFYKKAITTIQDPEGKKTLQLLAEWESEHQTIIQAQYESLQHFFWSQMGFSPF; encoded by the coding sequence ATGCAGCAAGCGTTAGCAATTCTTGAATTTGCTCTGTCCATGGAAAAATCCGGCGAAACTTTTTTTCGCGATGCGGCAAAAAAAGTCAGCCACGCCGATGCCAAAGCCATGTTTACTGAACTTGCCGACTGGGAAACGATGCACCAAAACTATATCTCGGAACAAATCCAGAGCCTCAAAGAACAAGGCGCCTGGAAAAAACCAGCCATTTCCAATGAACAATTTACTCAGAACGTAACTTCTTATGAAATCTTTTACCGCCATGAGTCTGGCGAGGGAGCAGAGCCAACCTTACCGCTCAGCGAGCGCAGCAGCGATTTGGCAGCTTTACGCATGGCGTTGGTCATCGAAGGAGATTTGCACAATTTCTATAAGAAAGCAATCACCACAATTCAGGACCCCGAGGGAAAAAAGACACTTCAATTACTGGCAGAATGGGAATCTGAGCATCAAACTATCATCCAGGCACAATACGAATCACTCCAACATTTTTTTTGGTCTCAGATGGGTTTTTCTCCGTTTTGA
- a CDS encoding TrkA family potassium uptake protein: MKKKNKQYAVIGLGRFGTSVATTLYEMGYEVLAVDNDENRIQEFSDQVTHVIQADTTDEESLIALGIRNFDVVIVAIGENVQANILTALQVKEMGVPYVVAKASNSLHGKLLQKIGVDRVVYPERDMGKRVAHNLVSNSVLDYIELSPELSIVEVSAPNKLYGKTLMETDLRAKYEINVVAIKRGDELIVSPLPTERFGAEDIIVVVGSRNGIEKLEEMV, translated from the coding sequence ATGAAAAAAAAGAATAAACAGTATGCCGTCATCGGCTTAGGCCGCTTTGGAACTAGCGTTGCGACGACTTTGTATGAAATGGGATATGAAGTTTTGGCGGTTGATAATGACGAGAATAGAATTCAGGAATTTAGCGATCAAGTTACGCATGTCATTCAGGCGGATACCACTGATGAGGAATCCTTGATTGCATTGGGCATACGAAATTTTGATGTGGTTATCGTAGCCATTGGTGAGAATGTACAGGCGAATATTTTAACAGCCCTACAAGTTAAGGAAATGGGGGTTCCCTATGTCGTAGCAAAAGCGAGTAATTCACTGCACGGAAAATTACTGCAAAAGATAGGTGTTGACAGGGTTGTTTATCCTGAACGCGATATGGGAAAACGCGTGGCGCATAATTTGGTGTCCAATAGCGTTCTTGATTATATTGAATTGTCGCCGGAACTTAGCATCGTAGAAGTTTCCGCACCGAATAAATTATATGGCAAGACGCTCATGGAAACAGATTTGCGGGCTAAATATGAAATAAACGTGGTTGCGATAAAACGCGGCGATGAATTGATTGTATCGCCATTACCGACAGAGCGATTTGGTGCGGAGGATATCATTGTGGTGGTTGGCAGTCGAAACGGCATTGAAAAATTGGAGGAGATGGTGTGA
- a CDS encoding TrkH family potassium uptake protein: MSVDANRKVIDLADLSQWKLTPYQILVIGFAAVIIIGALLLMLPVSIKEDANLSFIDALFTATSAVCVTGLVVVDTGTYFSTFGQMVIISLIQIGGLGIMTMATLMALIMRRKIQLKERLLIQESLNQLTMSGVVRLTKKIIINTLLIEFIGGTILAIRWYKDLGATGVYFGYWHAVSSFCNAGFDLFGDFRSLTQYVDDVTVNLVVTSLIILGGIGFAVIFEVWSFRKWKEFSLHTKLVLVVTSGLLVVSTLVIFLLEYANPATLGPLSSGAKLLGSYFQAVTTRTAGYNTLDIGALQDVTLFFMVILMFIGASPASTGGGIKTTTLGIMIAAIWDMMRGRRDVELFERKISSTLVYKAFAIYFISATLVIVVTMLLSITEKVSFLKLLFEVVSAFGTVGLTTGITQSLSPYAKFLLIVTMFAGRVGPVTLALALAMKSSRTKIQYPEGKVSIG, encoded by the coding sequence TTGTCAGTCGATGCTAATCGAAAAGTTATTGACCTTGCGGATTTGTCGCAATGGAAGTTGACGCCATATCAAATACTGGTTATTGGTTTTGCCGCGGTAATAATAATCGGGGCGCTGCTTTTGATGTTGCCGGTGTCTATAAAGGAAGACGCGAACTTATCATTTATTGATGCTCTCTTTACGGCAACATCAGCCGTGTGTGTAACGGGATTGGTTGTAGTTGATACCGGAACTTATTTTTCCACCTTTGGACAAATGGTTATTATTAGCCTTATTCAAATCGGCGGCCTGGGAATTATGACGATGGCAACGTTGATGGCTCTTATAATGCGGCGCAAGATACAATTGAAAGAACGTTTGCTGATTCAAGAATCGTTAAATCAGCTTACAATGTCTGGCGTTGTTAGACTCACAAAGAAGATCATTATAAACACATTGTTGATTGAGTTTATCGGCGGAACGATTTTGGCGATTCGTTGGTATAAGGACCTGGGCGCAACTGGTGTTTATTTTGGATATTGGCATGCCGTGTCCTCTTTTTGCAACGCTGGCTTTGATTTGTTTGGAGACTTTAGGAGTTTAACTCAATATGTGGATGATGTAACGGTCAATTTGGTGGTGACATCTTTGATTATTCTTGGCGGCATTGGCTTTGCGGTGATTTTTGAAGTTTGGAGCTTTAGAAAATGGAAAGAGTTTTCCTTACATACTAAGCTGGTGCTGGTGGTTACGTCTGGATTGCTTGTCGTTTCAACATTGGTTATTTTTTTGCTTGAATATGCAAATCCGGCAACACTAGGTCCCCTATCAAGTGGGGCAAAGTTATTAGGCAGCTATTTTCAGGCTGTAACAACGCGGACTGCAGGATACAATACACTTGATATTGGTGCACTACAAGACGTGACTCTGTTCTTCATGGTGATTCTGATGTTTATCGGCGCGTCACCGGCATCTACAGGCGGAGGAATTAAGACGACAACGCTGGGGATTATGATTGCTGCAATTTGGGATATGATGCGCGGACGGCGTGACGTGGAACTGTTCGAGCGAAAAATCTCATCGACTTTAGTTTATAAAGCGTTTGCTATTTATTTTATATCAGCTACGTTAGTCATAGTTGTGACAATGCTGTTAAGCATTACGGAAAAAGTTTCGTTTTTAAAACTGCTGTTTGAGGTTGTTTCGGCTTTTGGCACGGTGGGTTTGACGACGGGTATTACGCAAAGTCTATCGCCGTATGCCAAATTCTTATTAATTGTAACCATGTTTGCAGGAAGAGTCGGACCGGTGACGCTGGCATTGGCGCTTGCGATGAAGAGTTCGCGTACGAAAATTCAATATCCGGAAGGAAAAGTAAGTATCGGCTAG
- a CDS encoding histidine phosphatase family protein gives MMTTILLVRHCEADHHVNGLTGGWTDTHLTERGKRQAEAVASRIAALWSGEPFSLYTSDLHRAKETADAIANRCKVKAISTIALREMNNGKAAGLTEKEAHRIANQTTDHDLLDWRHYPGSETWREFNRRVEEFLDEIENCQNNRMVIVAHRGTLINVVIWWLAYRLDEHKKLPVSLTAAPGSMSLLSCNKWGEKTIEYMNDFSHIRGL, from the coding sequence ATGATGACAACGATATTATTGGTGCGTCATTGTGAAGCGGATCATCATGTCAATGGATTGACTGGCGGTTGGACAGATACCCATCTCACAGAACGCGGCAAGAGGCAGGCGGAAGCTGTTGCTTCAAGAATTGCTGCGCTGTGGAGTGGTGAGCCTTTTTCACTCTACACAAGTGATTTGCATAGAGCGAAAGAGACTGCGGATGCCATCGCCAATCGATGCAAAGTGAAAGCGATTTCAACGATTGCGCTGCGAGAAATGAATAATGGCAAAGCGGCCGGTTTGACAGAAAAAGAGGCGCATCGGATTGCGAATCAGACTACCGATCATGATCTGCTTGATTGGCGACATTATCCGGGGAGTGAAACCTGGCGCGAGTTTAACCGCCGGGTTGAAGAATTTCTTGACGAAATTGAAAATTGTCAAAATAATCGTATGGTAATTGTTGCACATCGTGGAACGTTAATCAATGTCGTGATCTGGTGGCTCGCATATCGGCTTGACGAGCATAAAAAGCTACCTGTTTCGTTGACGGCGGCGCCAGGCTCAATGTCGCTCTTAAGCTGCAATAAATGGGGCGAAAAGACGATTGAATATATGAATGATTTCAGCCATATTAGAGGTCTTTAG
- the rpmI gene encoding 50S ribosomal protein L35 encodes MPKMKTRRAAAKRFKVTGSGEFKRSKAFKKHILEKKSPARKRNLRKAGLVSKSDHERVTKMLPYA; translated from the coding sequence ATGCCTAAAATGAAGACACGCAGAGCAGCTGCTAAACGTTTCAAAGTTACCGGTAGCGGTGAATTCAAACGTTCTAAAGCCTTTAAGAAGCACATTCTGGAGAAAAAATCTCCTGCCCGTAAGCGCAACCTGCGCAAAGCTGGATTGGTTAGCAAGTCTGACCATGAAAGAGTAACCAAAATGCTTCCTTATGCATAA
- a CDS encoding multicopper oxidase family protein: MKKAAAILVCWLGICGAGFAESIANLDMTNVEKDLGNGSRVFWLYGNTLPGPTIVCKVGESITIRGVNGLTGHSNIHWHGLSIPNNQDGMMKNIIAGERFSFEFTPEEAGTYWYHSFKNPMAQQMEMGLYGAFIVKRAEDDNYQGDHTFIIGKHYGVMPSSSHNPNGIGLLINGQAANGVTPLMVKTGDVQKVRFINAMTEGALSIKMTGHLFRVTHMDGYGVFKPYETGGFELWPGERIDAEIKMEGKAGERYELQLNDRTIIPILYEKGGNSSAAYVYVPESMPDWLKNLSEKNDYTLTFAEGLGEGMRQWNVNGKSFPDTDLNKINVGQVVRLRLWNTDATATHVIHIQGTHFLIVGENGRTKEPVSWKDTVAIPSATYIDVAFVMKAKGDWMVYCQEAKHADGGMITVLRAN; the protein is encoded by the coding sequence ATGAAAAAGGCGGCAGCCATTCTTGTCTGCTGGCTTGGAATATGTGGGGCGGGATTTGCGGAGTCAATTGCCAATCTGGATATGACCAATGTAGAAAAGGATCTTGGCAATGGTTCGCGCGTCTTCTGGTTATACGGCAACACATTGCCAGGACCGACCATTGTTTGCAAAGTAGGTGAAAGCATAACGATCCGTGGTGTGAATGGTCTTACAGGGCATAGTAATATTCATTGGCATGGCCTGTCTATTCCCAACAATCAGGACGGCATGATGAAAAATATCATCGCAGGGGAACGTTTTTCTTTCGAATTCACCCCAGAAGAAGCGGGTACCTACTGGTACCATAGCTTTAAAAATCCGATGGCGCAGCAAATGGAAATGGGACTCTACGGAGCTTTTATTGTAAAACGAGCGGAAGATGATAATTACCAAGGCGACCATACTTTTATTATTGGCAAGCATTATGGCGTTATGCCGAGCAGCAGCCATAACCCAAATGGCATTGGGTTGCTGATTAATGGACAAGCGGCGAATGGCGTCACGCCTTTGATGGTAAAGACGGGAGATGTGCAAAAGGTTCGCTTTATTAATGCAATGACGGAGGGCGCACTTTCAATAAAAATGACGGGGCATTTGTTTCGCGTCACGCACATGGATGGATATGGCGTGTTTAAACCGTATGAAACAGGCGGATTTGAATTGTGGCCAGGTGAACGAATTGACGCTGAAATCAAAATGGAGGGAAAAGCCGGCGAACGTTATGAGTTGCAGTTGAATGATCGGACGATTATTCCTATTCTTTATGAAAAAGGCGGCAATAGCTCTGCGGCTTATGTCTATGTTCCAGAATCAATGCCGGATTGGTTGAAGAATCTTAGTGAGAAAAATGATTATACGTTAACGTTTGCCGAAGGTCTAGGGGAAGGAATGCGTCAATGGAACGTCAATGGAAAATCATTTCCTGATACCGACCTGAATAAAATCAATGTAGGCCAAGTGGTGCGCCTGCGCCTTTGGAATACGGATGCGACGGCTACACATGTGATCCACATACAGGGAACACATTTTTTAATCGTGGGCGAAAATGGCCGTACAAAAGAACCAGTCAGTTGGAAGGATACGGTTGCGATTCCGTCTGCGACCTACATAGATGTGGCTTTTGTCATGAAGGCGAAAGGCGATTGGATGGTGTACTGCCAGGAGGCCAAACATGCTGACGGTGGGATGATTACCGTACTGCGGGCTAATTAG